In a genomic window of Piliocolobus tephrosceles isolate RC106 chromosome 1, ASM277652v3, whole genome shotgun sequence:
- the LOC111547754 gene encoding aflatoxin B1 aldehyde reductase member 3, with protein MSRQLSLARPATVLGAMEMGRRMDAPTSAAVTRAFLERGHTEIDTAFVYSEGQSETILGGLGLGLGGSDCRVKIDTKANPLFGNSLKPDSLRFQLETSLKRLQCPRVDLFYLHMPDHSTPVEETLRACHQLHQEGKFVELGLSNYAAWEVAEICTLCRSNGWIVPTVYQGMYNAITRQVETELLPCLRHFGLRFYAYNPLAGGLLTGRYKYEDKDGKQPVGRFFGTQWAEIYRNRFWKENHFEGIALVEKALQAAYGASTPSTTSAALRWMYHHSQLQGAHGDAVILGMSSLEQLEQNLAAAEEGPLESAVVDAFNQAWHLFAHECPNYFI; from the exons ATGTCCCGGCAACTATCACTGGCCCGGCCCGCCACGGTGCTGGGCGCCATGGAGATGGGACGCCGCATGGACGCGCCCACCAGCGCCGCAGTCACGCGAGCCTTCCTGGAGCGCGGCCACACCGAGATAGACACGGCCTTCGTGTACAGCGAGGGCCagtccgagaccatcctgggtggCCTGGGACTGGGGCTGGGGGGCAGTGACTGCAGAG tGAAAATTGATACCAAGGCCAATCCACTGTTTGGGAACTCCCTGAAGCCTGACAGTCTCCGGTTCCAGCTGGAGACGTCACTGAAGCGGCTGCAGTGTCCCCGAGTGGACCTCTTCTACCTGCACATGCCAGACCACAGCACCCCGGTGGAAGAGACGCTGCGCGCCTGCCACCAGCTGCACCAGGAG GGCAAGTTCGTGGAGCTTGGCCTCTCCAACTATGCCGCCTGGGAAGTGGCCGAGATCTGTACCCTCTGCAGGAGCAATGGCTGGATCGTGCCCACTGTGTACCAG GGCATGTACAACGCCATCACCCGGCAGGTGGAAACGGAGCTCCTCCCCTGCCTCAGGCACTTTGGACTGAGGTTCTATGCCTACAACCCTCTGGCTG GGGGCCTGCTGACTGGCAGGTACAAGTATGAGGACAAGGACGGGAAACAGCCCGTGGGCCGCTTCTTTGGGACTCAGTGGGCAGAGATCTACAGGAATCG CTTCTGGAAGGAGAACCACTTCGAGGGCATTGCCCTGGTAGAGAAGGCCTTGCAGGCTGCATATGGCGCCAGCACCCCCAGCACGACCTCAGCCGCCCTCCGGTGGATGTACCACCACTCACAGCTGCAG GGTGCCCACGGGGACGCGGTCATCCTGGGCATGTCCAGCCTGGAGCAGCTGGAGCAGAACTTGGCAGCGGCGGAGGAAGGGCCCCTGGAGTCAGCTGTTGTGGATGCATTTAATCAAGCCTGGCATTTGTTTGCCCACGAATGTCCCAACTACTTCATCTAG
- the MRTO4 gene encoding mRNA turnover protein 4 homolog encodes MPKSKRDKKVSLTKTAKKGLELKQNLIEELRKCVDTYKYLFIFSVANMRNSKLKDIRSAWKHSRMFFGKNKVMMVALGRSPSDEYKDNLHQVSKRLRGEVGLLFTNRTKEEVNEWFTKYTEMDYARAGNKAAFTVSLDPGPLEQFPHSMEPQLRQLGLPTTLRRGVVTLLSDYEVCKEGDVLTPEQARVLKLFGYEMAEFKVTIKYMWDSQSGRFQQMGDDLPESASESAEESDSEDDD; translated from the exons TCTCCTTAACCAAAACTGCCAAGAAAGGCTTGGAATTGAAACAAAACCTGATAGAAGAG CTTCGGAAATGTGTGGACACCTACAAGTACCTTTTCATCTTCTCTGTGGCCAACATGAGGAACAGCAAGCTGAAGGACATCCGGAGCGCCTGGAAGCACAGCCG GATGTTCTTTGGCAAAAACAAGGTGATGATGGTGGCCTTGGGTCGGAGCCCATCTGATGAGTACAAAGACAACCTGCACCAG GTCAGCAAAAGGTTGAGGGGTGAAGTGGGTCTCCTGTTCACCAACCGCACAAAGGAGGAGGTGAATGA GTGGTTcacaaaatacacagaaatgGACTACGCCCGCGCTGGTAACAAAGCAGCTTTCACTGTGAGCCTGGACCCGGGGCCCCTGGAGCAGTTCCCCCACTCCATGGAGCCACAGCTCAGGCAGCTGGGCCTGCCCACCACCCTCAGGAGAG GTGTGGTGACTCTGCTATCCGACTATGAGGTGTGCAAGGAGGGCGACGTGCTGACCCCAGAGCAGGCTCGCGTCCTG AAACTTTTTGGGTATGAGATGGCTGAATTCAAGGTGACCATCAAATACATGTGGGATTCACAGTCGGGAAGGTTCCAGCAGATGGGAGACGACTTGCCAGAGAGCGCATCCGAGTCTGCGGAAGAGTCAGACTCAGAAGACGATGACTGA